One window from the genome of Paraneptunicella aestuarii encodes:
- a CDS encoding glutathionylspermidine synthase family protein, with the protein MIRLPIAERPNWKQKANEFGFHFHTMHGEPYWDESAYYQFTLEQIEDDIEAPTEELHQMCLEIVDRVVGNEQLLQKFAIPEAYWQAIADSWQAQDPSLYSRLDLAYHGKGPAKLYENNADTPTSLYESGFWQWLWLENQVDNGLLSRGSDQFNSVQEKLVARFAAISRHYQIEEMHFACCKDTQEDRGTVQYLQDCASEAGFDTPFVFIEDIGLSEEGFFTDFHNHPIRAMFKLYPWEFMFREEFGQYIEDAQIYWLEPMWKSILSNKALLPMLWKCFPNHPNLLPAWFEEDLAKANAGKLVKKPLFSREGSNIEIIQGKQVITSTPGPYGEEGYIYQEWYPLPQFNGNHTLIGSWLIGDEAAGISIREDSNAITQDMSRYLPHIIL; encoded by the coding sequence ATGATACGACTGCCTATTGCAGAACGACCAAATTGGAAACAAAAAGCCAACGAGTTTGGCTTTCATTTCCACACCATGCATGGCGAACCCTACTGGGACGAATCAGCCTATTACCAGTTCACACTGGAACAAATCGAAGATGATATTGAAGCACCAACAGAAGAACTGCATCAGATGTGTTTGGAAATTGTTGATCGCGTAGTCGGCAATGAGCAACTTTTGCAGAAGTTCGCAATTCCTGAAGCTTACTGGCAAGCAATAGCTGATTCCTGGCAAGCTCAGGATCCCAGCCTGTATTCACGCCTTGATTTGGCTTATCACGGTAAAGGCCCTGCGAAATTATACGAAAACAATGCCGATACTCCGACAAGCCTCTATGAGTCGGGATTCTGGCAATGGTTATGGCTGGAAAATCAGGTCGATAATGGGCTGCTGAGCAGAGGATCTGACCAGTTCAATTCGGTACAGGAAAAGCTGGTTGCCCGTTTTGCCGCGATTTCCCGGCACTATCAAATTGAAGAAATGCACTTCGCTTGCTGCAAAGACACGCAAGAAGACAGAGGTACAGTGCAATACCTGCAAGACTGCGCATCAGAAGCAGGGTTCGACACGCCATTTGTGTTCATTGAAGATATCGGTTTGTCGGAAGAAGGCTTTTTCACCGACTTTCACAACCATCCTATCCGCGCCATGTTCAAACTCTACCCATGGGAGTTTATGTTTCGAGAAGAATTCGGACAATATATTGAAGACGCTCAAATCTATTGGTTGGAACCCATGTGGAAGAGCATCTTGTCCAATAAGGCGCTTTTGCCTATGTTGTGGAAATGTTTTCCTAATCACCCTAACCTCTTACCCGCATGGTTTGAAGAAGATCTGGCAAAAGCTAACGCTGGCAAGCTGGTGAAAAAGCCCCTTTTCTCACGAGAAGGTTCGAACATTGAAATCATACAAGGAAAGCAAGTAATTACATCAACTCCAGGGCCTTATGGTGAAGAAGGTTATATCTATCAAGAATGGTATCCACTGCCTCAGTTCAACGGTAATCACACACTGATCGGTTCATGGTTAATTGGCGACGAAGCAGCGGGGATCTCTATTCGCGAAGACAGCAATGCCATTACACAGGATATGTCGAGATATTTACCTCATATCATCTTGTAA
- a CDS encoding DUF1190 domain-containing protein, whose protein sequence is MNKCNSKQRTLIQDNHPESDTKSSKRSNTINLTKMRKAFTAKPLALGVSSIMLAACSDDKQEAMFFASLDECKSQHPEYSASCDAAYQQAVAEASRTAPKFQNQKDCETDFGDNQCVVYRSDNGQSWFMPFMAGYMVSGLFSNRHYSSPLFTSYSYGSPYRYRWVSADGYDYGDYRMRKKKVSPKAFTPKPTVTRTISRGGFGSSVRAKSSWSSSKGSSKGGWGG, encoded by the coding sequence ATGAATAAGTGCAATTCTAAACAACGGACGTTAATACAAGATAATCATCCTGAATCAGACACCAAATCGTCAAAACGCAGTAATACAATAAATCTGACCAAAATGCGCAAGGCATTTACAGCCAAACCTCTGGCATTGGGTGTGTCATCAATCATGCTTGCCGCTTGTTCTGATGACAAACAAGAAGCCATGTTTTTCGCTTCTCTGGATGAATGTAAGAGTCAACACCCGGAATACTCAGCGTCGTGCGATGCGGCGTACCAACAAGCGGTAGCAGAGGCTTCCAGAACTGCGCCAAAATTCCAAAACCAAAAAGACTGTGAAACAGACTTTGGCGATAATCAATGTGTTGTTTATCGTTCCGACAACGGTCAATCCTGGTTTATGCCCTTTATGGCGGGTTACATGGTCAGCGGTTTATTCTCAAACCGCCATTATTCTTCCCCACTGTTTACTTCATACTCCTATGGTTCGCCTTATCGTTATCGCTGGGTTAGTGCCGATGGCTACGATTACGGTGATTACCGTATGCGTAAGAAAAAGGTAAGCCCCAAAGCGTTTACCCCAAAACCAACGGTAACTCGTACGATAAGCCGAGGCGGTTTCGGCTCATCAGTGCGAGCTAAATCATCCTGGAGTAGCTCCAAAGGCAGCTCTAAAGGTGGTTGGGGCGGCTAG
- a CDS encoding DUF350 domain-containing protein translates to MDLVFDSVAGLGNFALYFLISIALLFVFKIAYTFVTPHDEWKLVKEDKNNAAAIGFGGAVIGFAVALSGAVSNSHNLVDFGVWGVVAIIAQCFAFALLRFTFMPKIVERIDNNETSAGIILASVSIAVGLLNAACMTY, encoded by the coding sequence ATGGATTTAGTTTTTGATTCAGTCGCAGGACTAGGGAATTTCGCCCTGTACTTTTTAATTTCAATCGCATTGCTATTTGTATTCAAAATAGCGTACACATTTGTTACTCCCCATGACGAGTGGAAGCTGGTTAAAGAAGATAAGAACAATGCAGCAGCCATTGGCTTTGGTGGTGCGGTAATCGGTTTCGCTGTTGCTCTTTCCGGTGCGGTTTCCAATTCTCATAATCTGGTTGATTTTGGTGTCTGGGGTGTCGTTGCCATTATTGCGCAGTGCTTTGCTTTTGCCCTGCTGCGTTTTACTTTCATGCCCAAAATTGTTGAGCGCATTGATAACAACGAAACATCCGCTGGAATTATTTTAGCTTCAGTATCCATTGCAGTAGGTTTGCTCAACGCAGCGTGTATGACCTACTAG
- a CDS encoding YjfK family protein, whose amino-acid sequence MFSKLFGKKEQPKKPQAPEIMGLYLGGSFQIDPLKLKILEPQLIIDGAASHHLIQAVGEVNLDTGGKILRYYTDDDAFLQVVLDGGDTENHITDVKLWYFYETTTVGSDSQWQQLIKTQISQPQYELEGHQFHRVWNAVGESSPPVAMTEKTYEEDGDISETDQFVMLYERELDANNIETLMVVGEEKVIKQNLDRCLVLSTGFNIQPSDIQING is encoded by the coding sequence ATGTTTAGCAAATTATTTGGTAAAAAAGAACAGCCTAAAAAGCCACAAGCACCTGAAATAATGGGGTTATATCTGGGTGGTTCATTTCAGATTGATCCACTAAAACTGAAAATTCTGGAACCTCAACTCATTATTGATGGCGCAGCCAGTCACCATCTTATCCAGGCTGTCGGTGAGGTTAACCTTGATACTGGTGGCAAAATTCTGCGTTACTACACCGATGATGACGCATTTCTGCAAGTCGTCCTGGATGGTGGAGACACCGAGAATCATATTACCGATGTGAAACTTTGGTATTTTTACGAAACCACAACCGTCGGTTCAGACAGCCAATGGCAGCAACTGATTAAAACCCAGATATCACAGCCGCAATATGAACTTGAAGGTCATCAGTTTCATCGAGTTTGGAACGCGGTAGGCGAAAGCTCTCCTCCCGTAGCCATGACCGAGAAAACTTACGAAGAAGATGGTGATATCAGTGAAACAGACCAATTCGTAATGCTCTACGAGCGCGAATTGGATGCCAATAACATCGAAACTCTGATGGTGGTTGGTGAAGAAAAAGTCATCAAACAGAATCTGGATCGTTGTCTGGTACTGAGTACCGGGTTTAACATTCAACCCAGTGATATACAAATTAACGGTTAA
- a CDS encoding potassium channel protein: MIRKLKELILRHFTEMRWSTIVTVLLAYCLISWLLLSIAGEESLLKSSDFIYWLIVTSSTVGYGDQSPETNAGKLVVALYVIPFGLSIFALIIGRIASWFAEQWRKGVKGLKHLDIENHMLIIGWNGPRTIQLLRLLLREREAVDDQMHIVLCVRADIENPMPDKIKFVKVESFNNDEDMDRASIAKAKVIIIDNPDDDLTMTSSLYVSHRNPNAHILAYFNDESLVRLLTQHCPNVECMPSVAVEMLSKSAFDPGSSVLHHDLLNVDDEGQAQFSANIPEEAPNLSVETLFTQLKKQYGATLIGLAEGGLRQKVTLNPPLELIVKPGDKVYYIAPERIKNIQWTNFNV, translated from the coding sequence TTGATTAGAAAATTAAAGGAACTAATTCTCCGACATTTTACCGAGATGCGCTGGAGTACGATTGTCACCGTGCTCCTGGCTTACTGTCTCATTTCATGGTTATTACTCAGCATTGCTGGTGAAGAATCGCTACTGAAAAGTAGCGATTTTATCTATTGGCTCATCGTCACAAGTTCCACCGTCGGCTACGGTGATCAATCCCCCGAAACAAACGCCGGGAAACTGGTCGTTGCGCTATACGTAATCCCCTTTGGCCTGAGTATTTTTGCCCTCATTATTGGTCGAATCGCTTCCTGGTTTGCTGAACAATGGAGAAAAGGAGTTAAAGGCTTGAAACATCTAGACATTGAAAATCATATGCTCATTATTGGCTGGAATGGGCCACGTACAATCCAGTTATTACGTTTACTGCTTCGTGAGCGCGAAGCTGTTGATGATCAAATGCATATTGTACTGTGCGTCAGAGCAGATATTGAAAATCCCATGCCGGATAAAATCAAATTCGTCAAAGTTGAATCCTTCAATAACGACGAAGACATGGACAGAGCAAGCATTGCCAAAGCGAAGGTCATTATTATTGATAACCCCGATGACGACCTTACGATGACCAGCTCTTTGTATGTTAGCCACCGAAATCCTAACGCACACATATTAGCGTATTTCAACGATGAAAGTCTGGTAAGGTTGCTTACACAGCATTGTCCCAATGTTGAGTGTATGCCGAGTGTCGCGGTTGAAATGTTGTCTAAATCCGCTTTTGACCCCGGCTCCAGTGTATTACACCACGATCTGTTAAATGTCGACGATGAAGGACAAGCGCAATTCTCGGCCAACATTCCGGAAGAAGCGCCGAATTTAAGTGTAGAAACCCTATTCACACAATTAAAGAAACAATATGGTGCAACATTAATTGGATTAGCAGAAGGAGGTCTGCGCCAGAAAGTAACGCTCAATCCTCCTTTGGAACTTATCGTTAAACCAGGTGACAAAGTGTATTACATAGCACCAGAACGCATTAAAAACATTCAATGGACGAACTTCAATGTTTAG
- a CDS encoding PspA/IM30 family protein gives MSVWSKLVTAIKGGVTEAAEAVADNQAIRILEQEIRDAKEELRKSDHARTQILAKCKLAQQKVDALDASIAEYEEHVRKAIDTDRQLALDCAQKVSELKEQREAEAQYLAQFQQSEKQLAQNITQAKSNLRRLEQQVDMVKATESVQKAQVAVSSRHMGANSKMKTATESLQRIQEKQKLRDAELQAAEELAADESTDDLEKRLAQAGIKGGKSSAEDELSRILGK, from the coding sequence ATGTCAGTATGGAGTAAACTTGTCACTGCGATTAAAGGTGGCGTGACAGAAGCAGCAGAAGCGGTAGCTGATAATCAGGCTATTCGAATTCTGGAACAGGAAATCCGCGACGCGAAAGAAGAACTACGTAAGTCCGATCACGCTCGCACACAAATTCTAGCCAAATGCAAATTGGCACAGCAAAAAGTCGATGCATTAGACGCTTCTATCGCTGAGTACGAAGAGCATGTACGTAAAGCAATCGACACTGACCGTCAATTGGCATTAGATTGCGCACAAAAGGTATCTGAGCTGAAAGAACAGCGCGAAGCTGAAGCTCAATATCTTGCTCAATTCCAACAATCTGAAAAGCAACTTGCTCAGAACATCACGCAAGCGAAATCCAACTTGCGTCGTTTAGAACAACAAGTAGATATGGTCAAAGCAACTGAATCTGTTCAAAAAGCTCAGGTTGCCGTATCATCCCGACACATGGGTGCAAACAGCAAAATGAAAACGGCTACCGAGTCATTGCAACGCATTCAGGAAAAACAAAAATTACGCGATGCTGAACTACAAGCCGCTGAAGAACTGGCTGCCGATGAATCAACCGATGACCTGGAAAAACGTTTAGCACAAGCAGGTATTAAAGGCGGTAAAAGCTCAGCGGAGGACGAACTAAGTCGTATTCTGGGCAAGTAA
- a CDS encoding DUF2170 family protein, with protein MSWDLDQLEALISKQADLVVTKENDCLLIANADGLDAWMAISGEQILVESILFAKSEVSDTNALNELILKTHMLFPLTTVGISDINGEQYYTAFGSLSSQSKESSILIEVDTLFQNVESFLDAYQEFIK; from the coding sequence ATGAGTTGGGATCTTGATCAACTTGAAGCACTGATCAGTAAACAGGCCGATTTAGTCGTTACGAAAGAAAATGATTGCTTGCTAATTGCAAATGCCGATGGCCTTGATGCATGGATGGCAATTAGTGGTGAACAGATTCTGGTGGAATCAATTTTATTCGCCAAATCTGAAGTTTCAGACACAAACGCATTAAACGAGCTAATACTGAAAACGCACATGCTATTCCCACTGACAACAGTCGGTATTTCAGATATCAATGGAGAGCAATACTACACAGCATTTGGCTCTCTTAGCTCTCAATCCAAGGAGTCGAGCATTCTTATTGAAGTAGACACCTTGTTCCAAAACGTCGAATCATTTTTAGACGCTTATCAAGAATTTATTAAGTAA
- a CDS encoding DUF6471 domain-containing protein has product MSTVNHQADWRQMLQRLLKTEMSRRGIKYQELSERLAVIGVQQSADNLRNKVNKGIMGADLLLQIMFVLNIQKIAREDILIVFEAMGVEPYSGDMG; this is encoded by the coding sequence ATGTCAACCGTGAACCACCAAGCTGATTGGCGACAAATGCTACAGCGCTTGCTTAAAACTGAAATGTCCCGACGTGGGATCAAGTATCAGGAATTAAGCGAACGTTTAGCTGTTATCGGTGTACAGCAAAGCGCAGATAATCTGCGAAATAAAGTGAACAAGGGCATAATGGGGGCAGATTTACTGTTACAAATCATGTTTGTCCTTAATATTCAAAAAATTGCTCGGGAAGATATTTTGATCGTATTTGAAGCGATGGGCGTTGAGCCTTATTCGGGAGATATGGGGTAG
- a CDS encoding methyl-accepting chemotaxis protein: MIPAQYRKLRHKVLGLLGLGILSVGLIAIFSFTTLSGNVDLYDKMMANEVNAANIANNINLNFKRQVQEWKNVLLRGHVAKDREKYWTRFNEYQEQIQSQVDEFLRLDVSDKSLSDIRHFKEMHRNLLPKYNEGYQIFLDNNFSHQLADKAVRGIDRDPTKLVESVTNRLNDSILQHSAENRESASQSVTYGTVAIIFAIVASSILTTIFMNTKVVYPIIQLIDHLRNVSKGDFATELSFYRSDEIGSMSKAIEVLRQKLMGICSEMTGANEGLKQVCFSLNESANAISHGVSEQNKGTDMVSRSMESMVDMGKHISQSASNAASAASEAENSANKSIAFMQETIDTITHSSTQIKDTATVISKLDDDAKNVGTVLDVIKSIAEQTNLLALNAAIEAARAGEQGRGFAVVADEVRTLAARTQQSTEEIQQIIANVQTGAQNAVKAIEQGEMNAQLSVKKVYDADRNLKSITSAIGQISTLNNQIADSIQEQSNVAQTINNNLRDLKEIAKVNQVHAESCQEDNETLVKMEALLAGQIAHLKGQKSPAL, translated from the coding sequence ATGATTCCTGCACAATATCGAAAGTTACGTCACAAAGTTTTAGGATTACTGGGTTTAGGGATATTGTCGGTTGGTCTAATCGCCATTTTCAGTTTCACCACCTTGTCAGGCAATGTTGATTTGTACGACAAGATGATGGCAAATGAAGTTAATGCCGCAAACATAGCAAATAACATCAACCTGAATTTCAAACGCCAGGTGCAAGAGTGGAAAAACGTCCTGTTGCGAGGCCATGTAGCCAAAGATAGAGAAAAATACTGGACTCGCTTTAACGAGTATCAAGAGCAAATTCAAAGCCAGGTTGACGAGTTCTTACGTCTTGACGTGTCTGATAAGTCATTGTCAGATATCCGTCATTTCAAAGAAATGCATCGCAACCTGCTGCCAAAATACAACGAAGGCTATCAGATTTTTCTGGATAACAATTTCTCTCATCAATTAGCAGACAAAGCCGTTCGAGGTATTGATCGCGATCCCACCAAACTGGTTGAGTCTGTCACTAACCGACTGAATGATTCCATATTGCAACATAGTGCTGAAAATCGTGAAAGCGCTTCACAGTCAGTCACCTATGGCACTGTCGCGATCATTTTTGCCATTGTTGCCAGCTCCATTTTGACCACCATTTTTATGAACACTAAAGTGGTATACCCCATCATTCAATTGATTGACCACTTGCGCAACGTGAGTAAGGGAGATTTTGCCACGGAACTGTCCTTCTATCGCAGCGATGAAATTGGTTCCATGTCTAAAGCGATCGAAGTTTTACGTCAAAAATTGATGGGTATCTGCTCCGAAATGACAGGCGCTAATGAAGGCTTAAAACAGGTTTGTTTCAGCCTGAATGAGAGTGCTAACGCCATTAGCCATGGTGTATCTGAGCAAAACAAAGGCACAGACATGGTATCTCGCTCAATGGAAAGCATGGTCGATATGGGAAAACATATCTCGCAAAGTGCCAGCAATGCTGCTTCAGCTGCATCTGAAGCAGAAAACTCGGCGAATAAAAGTATCGCCTTCATGCAGGAAACCATCGATACCATTACCCACTCTTCAACCCAGATAAAAGACACCGCCACGGTCATCTCCAAGCTGGATGATGATGCAAAAAATGTCGGTACGGTTCTGGACGTAATTAAAAGTATCGCAGAGCAAACCAACCTGTTGGCTTTAAACGCTGCTATTGAGGCAGCCAGAGCGGGGGAACAGGGAAGAGGGTTCGCAGTCGTTGCCGATGAAGTAAGGACATTAGCGGCTCGAACGCAGCAATCTACGGAAGAGATCCAGCAAATTATCGCAAATGTACAAACCGGTGCGCAAAATGCAGTTAAAGCTATAGAACAAGGTGAAATGAACGCTCAACTGAGTGTTAAAAAGGTCTATGATGCTGATAGGAATTTAAAATCGATCACCAGCGCAATTGGTCAGATCAGCACCTTGAACAACCAAATTGCTGACTCGATTCAAGAGCAATCCAATGTGGCTCAAACCATTAATAACAATCTGCGCGATTTGAAAGAAATAGCGAAAGTAAATCAGGTTCACGCCGAGAGTTGCCAGGAAGACAATGAAACGCTGGTGAAAATGGAAGCCTTACTCGCAGGACAGATCGCTCACCTTAAAGGCCAGAAGAGCCCGGCTCTTTAA
- the queA gene encoding tRNA preQ1(34) S-adenosylmethionine ribosyltransferase-isomerase QueA: MKLSDFSYELPDELIARYPMEDRSASRLMMLEGNSGAIHHGNFTDLLDTLNEHDLLVFNNTRVIPARLLGVKESGGKVEVLVERVLDEHRVLCHVRSNKSPKPGNILILEEHLKAEMESRDDSMFVLRFLNPEPVISLLEQYGHMPLPPYIDRSDELSDRERYQTVYAEKLGAVAAPTAGLHFDESLMQKLKEKGVQFAFVTLHVGAGTFQPVRVDNILEHKMHSEYAEVPQEVIEAIQNTRQKGGRVVAVGTTSVRSLESAAQDAIKQGHEFSAYAGDTDIFIYPGYEFQVVDAMVTNFHLPESTLIMLVSAFAGKEHVLRAYHEAVDNKYRFFSYGDAMFITKMDAAR, encoded by the coding sequence ATGAAACTAAGTGATTTTAGCTATGAGCTACCTGATGAATTGATTGCTCGATACCCGATGGAAGATCGGTCGGCGAGTCGTCTGATGATGTTAGAGGGTAATTCCGGTGCTATTCATCATGGAAACTTTACCGATTTGCTCGATACATTGAATGAACATGATTTGTTGGTGTTTAACAACACTCGCGTTATTCCTGCTCGGCTATTGGGGGTAAAAGAGTCTGGCGGCAAGGTTGAAGTGCTGGTGGAGAGAGTATTGGATGAGCATAGAGTGCTATGCCATGTGCGCAGTAATAAGTCTCCGAAGCCTGGCAACATACTGATTTTAGAAGAGCACTTAAAAGCCGAAATGGAAAGCCGTGACGATAGTATGTTTGTACTTCGTTTTCTAAATCCAGAGCCTGTCATTAGCTTGCTGGAACAGTATGGTCATATGCCATTACCACCCTATATTGATCGTTCCGATGAGCTCAGTGATAGAGAGCGTTATCAAACGGTATACGCTGAAAAACTTGGCGCTGTTGCTGCACCTACAGCTGGACTTCACTTTGACGAATCGCTTATGCAAAAGCTAAAGGAAAAGGGGGTTCAATTTGCATTTGTTACTTTGCATGTTGGTGCGGGGACTTTTCAACCTGTGCGAGTTGACAACATTCTTGAGCATAAGATGCATTCCGAATATGCCGAAGTGCCGCAAGAAGTGATTGAGGCAATACAGAACACCAGGCAAAAAGGTGGACGAGTTGTCGCTGTTGGGACGACATCGGTGCGTTCTCTGGAATCTGCCGCACAAGATGCCATTAAACAAGGACATGAGTTTTCAGCTTATGCCGGTGATACCGATATTTTCATCTATCCGGGCTATGAGTTTCAGGTTGTTGATGCCATGGTAACCAACTTCCATTTACCTGAATCGACCTTGATTATGCTGGTTAGCGCCTTTGCGGGTAAAGAACATGTGTTAAGGGCGTATCATGAAGCTGTAGATAACAAATATCGCTTTTTCAGTTACGGCGACGCCATGTTTATTACCAAAATGGATGCCGCTCGCTAG
- a CDS encoding DUF2726 domain-containing protein: MELVIVLLILLIAVSVMALKLNDGGLAFPFKKRSNLFTPVERNFLDLLETAVGHQYRIICRVRLTDILDVRKNTAKRTLRTAMQRASGRHLDFVLCDKQDLTPVVAVDLVHDRGDGYKTQRDWFVAGALDAARIPHLRIKVKAGYKPQDIRACIEAKLAPVRFKEPKKPIIEGTNNPNKKPTLTRPIAA; this comes from the coding sequence ATGGAACTTGTCATCGTTTTACTAATATTGCTAATTGCTGTGTCAGTCATGGCGCTTAAACTCAATGACGGTGGGCTAGCCTTTCCTTTTAAGAAACGTAGCAATCTGTTCACTCCGGTTGAGCGCAATTTTCTGGATTTGCTTGAGACAGCAGTTGGACACCAATACCGCATCATCTGCCGAGTACGCTTAACCGATATCCTTGATGTAAGAAAGAACACAGCCAAGCGCACTTTACGTACTGCCATGCAACGTGCGAGTGGACGTCATCTGGATTTTGTATTGTGTGACAAGCAAGACCTGACTCCCGTTGTCGCTGTAGACCTTGTTCACGACAGAGGGGATGGATACAAAACGCAGCGAGACTGGTTCGTTGCAGGCGCTCTGGACGCCGCGCGTATTCCTCATCTACGCATAAAAGTGAAGGCTGGCTATAAACCTCAAGACATTCGTGCCTGCATCGAAGCAAAACTGGCTCCGGTGAGATTTAAAGAGCCGAAGAAGCCAATCATTGAAGGGACTAACAATCCCAATAAGAAACCTACGCTAACTCGCCCTATCGCAGCTTAA
- a CDS encoding alkaline phosphatase family protein encodes MKKLLATLSLILSSQLVYAEQPKLIVQLTVDQLRGDLLHRYQDHFVNQRNRKGFNRFLEQGVTYDNTHYRHASTLTAVGHATLATGAVPSQHGIIANDWYDVSNNQHMYCVADANSTLLGDEGKSASPVNLMASTFSDQLHLGTNGKAKIYSVSIKDRGAVLTGGRFGKSFWYNKSTGNFVTSDYYYKELPEWVTEFNESGLKDSYLGKEWKLSKDEGQYHNGTKNRIFQIPPRGFQKGFPHSIAKLTSKDYYNMLSFTPFGDEMTMEFAKKLIELHQLGEDNVTDYLSISFSVNDYIGHTFGPNSLEAEDNLIKLDSLLAEFFYYLDKRIGLDNVLLVISADHGVDAIPEYKKSIGFAGFRGAIPDAVQKIDAQLKEQYKTESSLVRAIELPNVYLNHEVIKAAKLDVETIRKAFSAELMKVPGVAKALTRTEISAIKASQDPVISKVINNFVDSRSGDITIVQNTSTMVANYSAATHGSPYLYDTHVPMYFAGWNLKPQRITRLTSPEDIAVTLSAVMNIGYPDRATGSVLEEVAK; translated from the coding sequence ATGAAAAAATTATTAGCCACCCTTTCTCTTATTTTGAGTTCTCAACTCGTTTATGCCGAGCAGCCGAAACTCATCGTCCAACTGACTGTTGACCAATTGCGTGGTGATCTATTGCACCGCTATCAAGATCACTTTGTTAACCAACGTAATCGCAAAGGCTTTAACCGCTTTTTGGAACAAGGTGTTACTTACGACAACACTCATTACCGCCATGCTTCTACCTTAACAGCGGTTGGTCACGCTACGTTAGCGACAGGGGCGGTTCCTTCACAACACGGTATTATTGCTAACGATTGGTACGATGTATCTAATAACCAACATATGTACTGCGTCGCCGATGCCAACTCCACATTGTTAGGTGACGAAGGCAAATCCGCTTCACCCGTCAACTTAATGGCTTCTACTTTTTCTGATCAACTTCATCTTGGCACCAACGGTAAAGCGAAGATTTACTCAGTGTCTATCAAAGATCGTGGCGCGGTGTTAACTGGTGGGCGTTTTGGTAAGTCATTCTGGTATAACAAATCTACAGGTAACTTTGTCACAAGCGATTATTACTATAAGGAATTGCCAGAGTGGGTCACCGAATTCAATGAATCCGGTTTGAAAGACTCTTATCTGGGCAAAGAATGGAAACTGTCAAAAGACGAAGGGCAATACCACAACGGTACAAAAAACCGTATATTCCAGATCCCGCCTAGAGGATTTCAAAAAGGCTTCCCTCATTCAATCGCAAAGTTAACAAGCAAAGATTACTACAATATGTTGTCTTTCACGCCATTTGGCGACGAGATGACAATGGAGTTCGCCAAGAAACTGATTGAGCTCCACCAGCTAGGTGAAGACAATGTCACAGATTATCTTTCTATTAGTTTTTCAGTGAATGACTATATTGGGCATACCTTTGGCCCAAACAGTCTTGAAGCCGAAGACAACCTGATTAAATTAGATTCATTACTGGCTGAGTTTTTCTATTATTTAGATAAGCGTATCGGCCTGGATAACGTGCTTTTAGTGATTTCTGCTGACCACGGCGTAGATGCCATTCCTGAATACAAAAAGTCTATTGGTTTTGCAGGCTTCCGCGGTGCAATTCCAGATGCGGTTCAAAAAATTGATGCGCAATTAAAAGAGCAATACAAAACAGAATCCTCTCTTGTCAGGGCTATCGAATTGCCGAATGTTTATCTCAACCATGAAGTTATCAAAGCGGCTAAACTTGATGTGGAAACTATTAGAAAAGCATTTTCTGCTGAGCTGATGAAAGTTCCCGGCGTGGCTAAAGCGTTAACAAGAACAGAAATCAGCGCCATTAAAGCCAGTCAGGATCCTGTCATCAGCAAAGTCATCAATAACTTTGTGGATTCACGCTCAGGTGACATTACTATCGTGCAAAACACCTCAACCATGGTTGCCAACTATTCAGCAGCAACACATGGTTCACCGTATCTCTACGATACTCATGTACCTATGTACTTTGCAGGTTGGAATTTGAAACCTCAACGTATAACACGCTTAACGTCGCCAGAAGATATCGCGGTTACGCTGTCAGCAGTGATGAATATCGGTTATCCGGATAGAGCGACAGGTAGCGTTCTGGAAGAAGTCGCCAAATAA